The Triticum aestivum cultivar Chinese Spring chromosome 3A, IWGSC CS RefSeq v2.1, whole genome shotgun sequence genome includes a region encoding these proteins:
- the LOC123060959 gene encoding uncharacterized protein yields the protein MAANGQPPVPVVVANVDHRPAPLLGLFFNSPIPLVPHNGFPCIPAFAPAHRNNPELVAAILSGDFFLTTLQARDHPEASWFVLDARGGYLLLKGGGLLLALLNPLARRCERIFDLSHAHIFDDDDDRQGDGKILHAGVICDDENPASFGIFCLASHGEFRLRAAVFSSSLGMGDWFLSPWLDVPHHEPEDELLLESGMRVGNFIYWPHQDRAYVDRAYVVVLDPDPNNPRLFVEMIPPLLNLEGFPSSILGQINGDNMCIAYSNGFNIGFMLRQEDGLDAGAWANIRVFNLADPVNAKIAQSPENRLKIAAMRGSILYLTTTAMFTPQSVSWFACLCLESGRLEWLFPRTYDGFFQPYHHS from the coding sequence ATGGCCGCCAACGGCCAGCCGCCGGTGCCGGTGGTGGTCGCCAACGTCGACCACCGCCCGGCGCCCCTACTCGGCCTCTTCTTCAACTCACCGATTCCACTTGTCCCTCACAATGGCTTCCCCTGCATCCCCGCCTTCGCCCCCGCCCACCGAAACAATCCGGAGCTCGTGGCCGCCATCTTGAGCGGCGACTTCTTCCTCACCACCCTCCAGGCGCGCGACCACCCAGAAGCTTCCTGGTTCGTCTTAGACGCCCGTGGCGGCTACCTTCTCCTCAAAGGGGGCGGGCTATTGCTCGCGCTGCTAAACCCCTTGGCACGGCGGTGCGAACGGATCTTTGATCTGAGTCACGCCCACAtcttcgacgacgacgacgaccgccAAGGAGATGGTAAAATCCTTCACGCCGGCGTGATCTGCGATGACGAAAACCCCGCGAGCTTTGGCATCTTCTGTCTTGCTTCCCATGGAGAGTTCAGGTTGCGGgctgcggtcttctcctcatccttggGAATGGGCGATTGGTTCCTCTCCCCATGGTTGGATGTCCCGCACCACGAGCCGGAAGATGAACTTTTGCTTGAGAGCGGCATGCGAGTGGGTAATTTCATCTACTGGCCTCACCAGGATCGTGCGTATGTGGATCGTGCGTATGTGGTCGTCTTGGATCCCGACCCAAACAACCCGCGATTGTTTGTTGAGATGATCCCACCTCTCCTGAATCTGGAAGGTTTTCCCAGCTCGATCCTTGGCCAAATTAACGGCGATAACATGTGCATTGCTTATTCAAATGGATTCAACATCGGTTTCATGCTGCGTCAAGAAGATGGCCTTGATGCTGGGGCATGGGCTAACATCAGGGTATTCAACCTGGCTGAtccagttaatgctaagattgcaCAATCACCCGAGAATAGGCTGAAAATTGCGGCAATGCGGGGTAGCATCCTGTACTTGACAACAACAGCGATGTTCACGCCCCAGTCCGTTTCTTGGTTCGCTTGTCTGTGCTTGGAAAGTGGCAGGCTGGAGTGGTTGTTTCCGAGGACGTATGATGGTTTCTTCCAGCCATACCACCATTCGTAG